The Pseudofrankia sp. DC12 region TCGGCATCGTCGCCGCCTTCCTCCGGCAGCGGGGCCGTCGCGACGCGTTGCGCCAGGTCTGGATCGGTGTCGGGCTGGCCCTGGTGCTCTGCCTGGCCGTCGGCATCGTCCTGCAGGCCGTCGACCGGGAGCTGCCGCAGCGCCAACAGGAGGGGCTGGAGACCGTCATCGGGCTCATCGCGGTGGCAATGGTCACCTACATGATCCTCTGGATGCGGCGCAACTCCCGCGACCTCAAGCGCTCGCTGGAGAACGCGACCGAGTCGGCGCTGGAGACAGGGTCGACCGGCGCACTGGTAGCGATGGCCTTCCTCGCCGTGCTGCGGGAGGGCTTCGAAACCGCGGTGTTCCTCATCGCTGCCTTCAACGCGAGCACCTCGCCCGCCAGCGCCGGTATAGGCGCGCTTCTCGGTGTGCTCGTCGCCGTCGTCATTGGTGTCGGTATCTATCGCGGTGGCGTACGCATCAACCTTTCCCGCTTCTTTCGGGTTACCGGGCTCGTTCTCGTCCTGGTCGCCGCCGGACTGCTTGCGACGGCCGCACACACCGCCCATGAGGCCGGCTGGCTGAACACCGGTCAGGGGCAGATGTTCGACATGTCGTGGCTCGTGCGGCCGGGCACGCCGTTGGCCAGCGTGCTGACCGGCGTGCTGGGGATGCAGCCGCGACCGGTCGTCGCCGAGTTCGTGGCGTGGATCATCTATCTCGTCCCGCTGGTGCTGTTCATCGCCTGGCCCACCAGGCGGCGCGGATCTCCTGCCGCGGCGGCCACCCAGCCCTCGACGGGAGAAGCGGGCGAAGCGGTGGCGCCAGAAGGCTCCGTTCCAGGCGCCATCGGGCCAGAAGCCACCGTGCCAGCCGCTGTCGGGTCGGCAGCCGTCGGGTCGGCAGCCGTCGGGTCGGCAGCCGTCGGGCCGGCAGCCGAGACGACGACAGGTGAGCTTCAGCCGGAGCCGGCTCCCCGGAAATAGCCACCGCCCGAAAACCGCCGGCCCGCAACACGCCGGATGCCTGGTCCAGGCCCGCCGCAGCCAGGGCATCCGGTGGCAGGACAGTTCCGCGTCCGCCACCAGGGCTGGCCTCCGCGCAAACCAAACACTCACCAATACTGGGGGTACTCCGTGTGCCGCGCACCACTCGCGTTCAGCGCCATTGCCGTCATCACTGCCGCGTGCGCCGCCTGCGGAGGTAGCTCGTCCGGATCCGGGACGAGCGCCGGTAAGCAGACCGTCAACGTGACGATCTCTGTGAAGGGCTGTACTGCCGATCCGGCCACCATCCCGGCGGGGGCGACGACGTTCAAGATTACGAACAAGGACGCCGACGCCATCACCGAGACCGAGCTGCTCAACGGCGACACGATTCTCGGCGAGAAGGAGAACCTCACGCCGGGCCTTTCCGGCACGTTCTCCCTCAATGTCAAGCCGGGCAAGTACCAGATTTACTGCCCTGGCGCGAAGGGCGGCCCGGAGAAGGTCGGCTTCGTCGTCACCGAGGCGGTCTCCGGCGCCGCCGTGGCCACGCTGTCGCCGGAGGTGGCCGCCGAGCTCAACACGGCCACCACCCAGTACGCCGACTACGTAAAGGCCCAGGTAGCGGAGCTGGTGACCAACACGACGCCCTTCGTCGCCGCGGTCAAGGCCGGCGACCTCACCCAGGCCGCCGCCCTCTACGGCGCGCCGCGCCTGAACTACGAGCGGATCGAACCGGTCGCGGAGGCGTTCGGGGATCTCGACCCGGCCATCGACGCCCGGATCGACGACGTCGACGACCCGGCGAAGTGGACCGGCTTCCACCGCCTGGAGAAGTCCATCTTCGCGGACAAGTCGCTGGACGGCATGGGCCCGATCGCCGACCAGCTGCAGGCCGACGTCGGCAAGCTGAACACGCTCGTCGCCACGACGACCTACCAGCCGGCCCAGGTCGCCAACGGCGCGACCGAGCTGCTCGACGAGGTGGGCCAGTCCAAGATCACCGGTGAGGAGGAGCGCTACAGCAAGCTCGACCTCCTGGACATGCAGGGCAACATCGACGGCGCGGACAAGGCGTTCACCTTGCTCCAGCCGGGCCTGTCGAAGATCAACCCGACGCTGGCCTCGACGGTCCAGGGCCGCTTCGCCGACATGTACGCCGCCATGGCGCCGTACAAGGAGGGAACGGGCTACGTCTCCTACGACAAGGTGACCGAAGACCAGCGTAAGACGCTCTCGCAGGCCGTCGACGCACTGGCGGAGCCGCTGTCGCAGGTGGCCGGGACGATCGTGCAGTAAGGCACCGCACAGGCGGCCGTTCGAGCGAGAAGCCGGACGGCCGCCCGGCGGCGGGTACCTCCCAGGAAGATCACGAGGGGATTCAGCAGTGATGGCCGACCAGCGTGGATTCTCCCGGCGCCGGGCACTGCTCGGCGCGGCCGGGTTGGCGGGGGCAGGGGCGGCGACACTGGCCAGCTGCTCGGACGACGGTTCGAAGCCGCCGGCCGGCGCGCCGCGAGACGTCGTCGCGTTCCACGGCCCGCAGCAGGCCGGCGTGAGCACCGCGGCTCAGGACCGGCTGGCCTTCGCCGCCTTCGATGTCTCCGCCGGCGTGACCCGCGACGAGCTGCGTGACCTGCTGCGGACCTGGACCGACGCGGCCAGCCGGATGGCGGCCGGTCAGCCGGTCAGCGACGTCGAGTCGGCGCCGCAGTCGCCGCCCCGGGACACCGGCGAGGCACTGGGCCTGTCGGCCGCCCACCTCACCATCACCTTCGGCGTCGGCCCGTCGCTGTTTGACGACCGCTTCGGCCTCAGCGCCCGGCGGCCGGCGGCGCTCGCCGACATCCCGGCGATGCCCCGCGACGAGCTCGAGCCGGATCGCGGTGGCGGCGACCTGTGCATCCAGGCATGCGCCGACGATCCGCAGGTCGCCTTCCACGCCGTGCGCAACCTGCGCCGGCTGGCCCAGGGCACCGCCGTGCTGCGCTGGTTCCAGCTGGGGTTCGGGCGGACGAGCACCACCAGCTCCACCCAGCAGACGCCGCGCAACCTGATGGGCTTCAAGGACGGCACGAACAACATCAAGCGCGAGGACACCAAGTCCCTGGCGACGCACGTCTGGGTTGGCCCGGACACCGACCAGGCCTGGATGCGTGGCGGTACCTACCTGGTCACACGCCGGATCCGGATGCTGCTGGAGGCGTGGGACCGCGACTTCCTGGCCGACCAGGAGGACGTCTTCGGCCGGCGGAAGGACACCGGCGCCCCGTTCGGCGCGGAGACGGAGTTCGACCCGGTACCGCTCGCGGCCAAGGGCGAGGACGGCGCCCCGGTGATCCCGGCCGACGCCCACATCCGGCTCGCCGCTCCGGCCACCAACGGCGGCATCACGCTGCTGCGGCGCGGCTACTCCTACACCGACGGCGTCGACCAGCAAACCGGTCAGCTTGACGCGGGCCTGTTCTTCATCGCCTTCCAGCGTGACCCGCGCACCGGGTTCGTCCCGGTCCAGCGCAGGCTGGCACAGTCGGACGCGCTCAACGAGTACATCCGGCACACCAGCAGCGCGCTGTTCGCCGTCCCCCCGGGCGTCTCCGCCACCGGCGGCGACTACTGGGCCCGGGGCCTGTTCGCCTGAGACCCGGCGCTGGGCAGGCCGACCCGGCGGTCGAGATGATCGCCGTCCTGGCCCTGGAGTGGTCGTGTTCCGGGACCGTCCACGACCACTCCAGGGCCAGGACGGCCATCTTGGACCGAGGCCGGCGGGTGGGGGCCGGGGAGGCCCGGAAGACGTGGCGTCAGAAGGTCTTCGCGCCGATGGCCGAGGGGCGCGGCAGGGGTGCGGGCTGCGTGCTCGCCGCCGGGACGACGCCGATCGCGCCGCACTCGGGCCCCATCCGGTTCAGCAGGATCGGGATGCGGTGGGTCGCGACGTAGGCGTCGACGGCCTGCTGGGAGCCCTTCCACCAGCCGTAGTCGTCCACGATCAGCACCCCGCCGGGCATGATCCGCGGGTAGAGGTGCTCCATCTCGTGCCGGGTCGACTCGTACCAGTCGGTGTCCAGCCGCAGCAGCGCGATCCGCTCCGGGGCCTGCTCGGGGACCGTCTGCTCGACCAGTCCCTTGACGAAATGGATCCTGTCTTCCGGGTAGCCGATCCGGGCCATGTTCTCCCGCACCTGCTCCAGTGGCACGATCGACCACGCCGAGGCCGGGTCGGTCGGGTCGGCGTGAGCCAGCAGGTTCTCGGCGGTCTGCCCGTCCGGGGCGATGTCCACGCCGGTCGGCGCCGGCATCCCCTCGAAGGTGTCGAACAGGTACAGGTGACGTGAGGTGTCGCCGGCCTGGAGCAGCGTGCGCGCGGCCGCCATCGCCGAGCCGCCGGCCCAGACCCCGCATTCGACGATGTCGCCGGGAATCTTGTTGTTCAGCAGGTAACGAACGGCCTGGATGAGGCCGAAGACCTTCGACGCGTCGGTCATCGTGTACGGCGAGGTCTCCCGGATGGTCGAGACGGCCAGCGCGTCCATGCCCGGCATCTCGAACCCGGCGCGGCGACGGACGACATCGAAGCCCCTCTGTCGCACCGCGCTGCGCAGGGTCGACCTGGCCTGGTTGGCGTACGCCGTGACCTGCTTCTTGGAAGCCATGCGCCTCTCGTCGACTACGGCCCGCGCGTCGCCGTCGGCAGTACGAGCAGGTGCGCCCGACGGCGTTCGAGCGATGATTTCATAGCGGTCTGTGGCATATGTGGCCCGGTCTTGGCCCATTTAGCCGTGGCCCGCTCCCGGCCCTCAGGCTGTGGCCCGCTCCTGGCCTTCAGGCTGTGGCCCGCTCCCGGCCCTCAGGCTGTGGCCCGCTCCCGGCCCTCAGGCTGTGGCCCGGTCCGGCCTGGGCGGCCGGCCAGGTGGCGGTCGTTCGCCCGCGCGCGGCGGGGTGACGGTCGCCGCAGCGCGGTCCGGTGCCGTGCGGCGCTGAGTAAGGTGGGCTCAGAAGGGGAGTAGCCCTGCTGTCCGGCATGAGAGTGTCGGGCGGCCCTGCCGTCGACATACTGGCGGCGTCGCGAGGCGGGTCGGCGACGGCCGGCCGGTAGGCGGCGCAGGCCCGGCGGCCGGGCCTGGTCGGTCTCGGAACCGGCCGGGTGGGCGAGACCTTCGATCCGGTTCGCGACGCCGGGTCGAAGGCGTCCCCGCGCCCGGCCCGGCCCGAGAGGAAGGGCCAGGCCGTGAGCCCCACCGCCGCGCTCGTAACGTTCGGCATCATTTTTCTGGCTGAGCTTCCCGACAAGACCCTCGTGGCGAGCCTGGTGCTCGGCAGCCGGTTCCGGCCGCTGCACGTGTGGGTCGGGGTGGCCGCCGCGTTCCTGGTCCACGTCACGCTGGCGGTCGCCGTCGGCAGTGTCCTCACGCTCCTGCCGCACCGGGTCGTCGATGCGGTGGCCCTCGTGCTGTTCGTCGCCGGAGCGGTCCTCGTTTACCGGGAGGGCAACGAGGACGAGGCCGAGGAGGAGCTCGAGGCCGAAGCGGAGGTCGCGCAGGTCGTCGGCCAGGGGCGGAGCGTGACGGCCGAGGTCATGCCCGGTGCCGTCGACGCCCCGGGCCTGGCCCGGCCAGGTGAGCCCTCGACGGTCCCGGACGCCGCGGGGACGAGCGTCGCGGCCATGGGTGGCAGGAGCAGGAAGGCCCGGGAGACGCCGCGCGGGTTCTGGCGGGTGGCGGCGACGTCGTTCACCGTCATCTTCGTGGCCGAGATGGGCGACCTGACCCAGATCTCGACGGCCAATCTCGCCGCCCGGTTCGGTTCGCCGGTGTCGGTCTGGCTCGGCGCGGTCCTCGCCCTCTGGGCCGTCGCCGGGCTCGCGATCGCCGGCGGCCGCAGCCTGTTGCGCGTCATCCCCGTGAAGGTCATCACCCGGGTCGCCGCAGCGGCCTTCGTCGTCCTCGCGGTCATCAGCTTGTTCGACGTCATCCGCGGCTGAGCGGGCCGGTGCGACCCGGCATGCTGTTCTCATGGCGACGACGGCGCGGCGGCGAGGCGATCCCTGGGCTCCGGTGGCTCCGGACCTCCCGGCGGAGCCGCCGGACCCCGCGACGCCTGGCCCGGCGGCGGCCGTGGAGCTCGCGGAGTTGCTCGCCGAGACCGGCGACGGGGACGGGCGCGACGTCCGGCTGGTTGGGGTCCGGCTGGCGAGGCTGCGGGTGGTCGGCGGCGACCTGGCCGGCGTCACCCTGCGGGATGTCGCCCTCCGGGAGGTCGCGCTCGCGGGGACCGTGGCCGACGGTGGTGCGGCGACGAGGGTGACCGTCGACGGTGGCCGGCTGTCTGGCGCTGTCTGGGTGAGTGGCGAGGTCCACGACGCCAGGCTGACCGGTGTCCGCGCCGACGGCCTGACCCTGCGGTTCTGCCGGCTGCGCCGCTGCCGGTTCGAGGACTGCGACCTGACCGCCCTGGACCTGACCAGAAGCCGGCTCGACCATGTCGAGTTCGTCCGCTGCGACCTCACCGGCGCCGACTTCACCGGCATGACCGTGGCCGCCGCACGGTTCGCCGACTGCCGGTTCGACCGGGTGACCGGTGCCGACGGCCTGGCTGGCGCGCAGATCGGCGCCGGGGACCTGGTTGGCCTCGCTCCGTCGCTCGCGACCGCACTCGGTATCGTCTTTCAGTGACACCAATGTCACCGAAAGAGGCATACGACCCTACTATGGGTTCTACGAGTAACTAATTCTGTACGCATCGTTTCGACCCGGTGTCGGGGCGCGCGACCCCGCGTGCTTATATCGGTGCGTCGACAGGGTTTGAGTCGTCGCCCCGCCATCGGGCGAAGCGCAGCCTCGGGTCTGGGGTGTCCTGTCGTCATGGACAGCGCGGGCACCACGCGGTCGACCAGCGTCGGCGATCCGGGTGGCCGCTTCGGCGGAGGTGAGTGGGGCGTGGGCGAGACCGTGGACGATGGCGCCTGTGGCGAATGGCAGCGGGTGCCCGAGGAGATCGCGCAGCGGCTCGGTGATGTGCCCGGAGCCGCGTACGAGGTGCCCGACGAGGTGACCTGCGCGCTCGAGGGCGGTCACCAGGGCAACCACACCGCCGTCCTGCAGGGCTGGGGCGATGACGAGGTGTGGCTGCTCTGGACCGTCCCGAGGACCGTCGTCGCGCCCGGCTGCCGCGCCGACGGCCTGACCTGCCTGCTCCCGAACGGCCACACCGGCCGTCATCACGTGCTGCTGGCGGACGTGGTCGAGGATGATGGCCCCTACTGGGTCGCCGACCGTGCGGAGCTCGACGCGAGGCTGACCCGCGGCTGAGCCCCGCGCCTGCGGCCGTCGCCTGGCCCGGGAAGCGACACGAGGGCGGACCTAGCCGGGCCCCCGGCTGGCGCCCGTGGCCGGTAGCGCGAACACGAGGCTCACGTCGACATCCGCGCCGAAGTCCAGCAGGCTTGCCCCAGGGGGCAGGTCGTCCAGCGCGGTGCGGAGGCTCTGGGCGCTGGTGCCCTGGCCGGCGACGACGACGAGCTGGCCGGCCGGCTCGTCGTGCGGTTCTTCGCCGCCGGCCCGGATCCCGGCACCGGCCCCGCCTGCGCGGATGCCGCGGCGGGTGAGCTCGGCGGCATGGGCCAGGCCGTCCGCGAGCCGGTCCGCCTCCGCCGGCCGCAGGTAGACCGCGTTGACGGCGTCGAGCAGCGGTGACTGCAGTCGCAGGAGAACCACCCGATCTCCCGTGAAGCCGCCCGGCTGGGTGCTGATGGTGATCGAGCTGCCGTCGGTCCGCTGCAGGAACGTGACTCCGTGCGGATCTCGTTCGCCGCCGGCCACGGCTATCGGCTGCCCGAAGCTCGTGCCTCCCGCGGGTCTCGGCGACGCGGCGCGCTGGCTGAGGGTGCGGTCCTGTTCATCACGCATGCTCGCAAGATCGCATCGGGGCCGACCCGATCCCACCCCGCGAGGCGGGGACCTTTCTGGCGGTCTCCGCGCGGGCTCTCGGTCCGGGCCGCCGGTTGCGCCTTCGGGCCGCCGCGGAAACGGGTGGGGGAGCGGTGGGCGACTTGGGGGACGGGGTGTGAGGCCGCGTCGAGGGGGGTAGGGCAACGACCGATCGGCCTGGAACCGGCAGTGGCGGGGAGCGATGATCCTTAGAGTGAGCGTCGAAGTGACAGGCCCGCATGCCATCGTGATCCGGCCCGAGGGCGACATCGACTACTCGTCCCTCGAGCCCCTGCGCGAGGCTCTGATGGACGCCCGGATGGCGGGCGTCAGCGAGATCGTAGTCGATCTTGCCGAGGTGGGGTTCCTCGACTCGCAGGGCTTGGCCGTCATCCTCTACGCGCACCGCAGGCAGCGCTCCACCGGCGGCCGGCTGGTCCTGCGCAACCTCAACGACATGGCCCGTCGCCTGCTGCACGTCACGAACCTCACGGCGGTTCTGGACGTCGAGGGTGGCGTGGGCGAGCCGCCGACCGCTGCCGCGGTCACCGGCCCGCGTTCCGTGAGCCGCGGCGGCTGACGGCCCGGCGTGCCGGAGACCGGCCCTGATCACCCGGAGGCGGCGACGGTGGCGCGGTACTGCGCGTCGACCGCGTAGCGGCTGAACCCGAGGCCCTCGTACATCCGTACCGCCCGGACGTTGTCCTCGTCGGTATAGAGCATCACCGCGGCGATGCCCCGGTCGTCACGCAGGTGGCGCAGCCCGGCCAGAGTGAGGGCTCGGCCCAGGCCGCCGCCGGCCCGCGCCGGATCCACGCCGACGACGTAGACCTCCCCGATCGGCCCGGCAGCGACGGCCCCAGGCGGTGGGACGGGGTCCACCGGATGCACCTTCGTCCAGTGGAAGCCGACCAGTTCGCCGTCCCGTTCCGCCAGGAAGAAGCCGGCCGGGTCGAACCAGGATTCCGCCTCGCGGGGCAGCAGGTCCCGCTCGGTCCAGCGGCCCTGCTCCGGGTGGTTCGCGAAGGCCCGGGCGTTCAGCGCGAGCCAGCCGCCCTCGTCCGCCCCCGGCTCGAACGTCCGCACCGTGACGCCCGCGGGCCAGACCGGCTTGGGCAGGTCAGCGCCGTCGAGCAGCGGGCGGCGCAGCTGCAGCAGTACCCGGCCGCGGGAGAACCCGGCCCGGTCGGCCAGCGTCGCGGCGGCGGCCGAGTCGCCGTGCGCCCAGATGTCCAGGGTGGCCGGTCGGCCTGGTCCCGCCGGCATGTCCTGGCGCACGGCGCCTAGCAGCGTCTCGACCAGCCGGGTCCCGACGCCGTGGCGCCGGTGAGCCGGATGGACGACCAGCTCCGCCTCCCACGCGCCGTCGCCGGCCCGCGCCAGCTGGGCGTACCCGACGACCCCCGCGTCGTCGGCGGCGACCAGATGAGACCGGCCGGGCGAGGCGCCGGGGCCGGGCCGCAGCGTCAGCGCCACGTCGTCCGACACCGGTCCGACTCCGTCGGCGGTCCGCGCGGCGGCGACCAGCGCGCCGACGCCGGCGGCCAGTCCCGCCGGCAGACTGTCCGACCAGCTCAGCAAGCTCACCAGCCGACGGTAAGCCAGGCCTGCCCTGGCCGCACGAACCATGGACTAACCGGCCACCGGCGAGCACTCGCCGACAGACGTCGACGCGGCGCCGGCCCGGTGGCCGACGCCGCGTCGACGTCGCGATCGTGTGGGATCACCGAATGCCCGGTCCCGGAACCGCCGGGGCCGGGCGGCGGGCGAGGCGTCCGCCGCCCGCGGGGTCAGACGCGCTCGGGCGTGCGGATCTCGTCGCGCTCCAGGCGGCTGGCCGCCGTGGTGTCAGGCAGCGGCGTGATCGGCGGGGCAACGAACTTGTAACCGACGTGCCGGACCGTACCGATCATCGACTCGTGCTCGGCGCCGAGCTTGGCGCGCAGCCGGCGGACGTGCACGTCCACGGTACGGGTACCGCCGTAGTAGTCGTAGCCCCAGACCTCCTGCAGCAGCTGGGCTCGGGTGAACACCCGGCCCGGGTGCTGGGCGAGGTACTTGAGCAGCTCGAACTCCTTGAAGGTGAGCTCGAGCGGACGGCCGCGCAGCTTGGCGGAGTAGGTGGTCTCGTCCACGGACAGGTCGCCCGAACGGATGACGCCGGCCTCGGCGGTCCCGCCAGCGGCGGCCACCCGGCCGATCGCGAGGCGCAGCCGAGCTTCCACCTCTGCCGGGCCCGCCGTGTCGAGCACCACGTCATCGACACCCCAGTCGGCGGAGACCGCGGCGAGGCCGCCCTCGGTGACCAGGGCGAGCAGCGGGGTGGTGAGGCCCGTCGTGCGCAGCAGGCGGCACAGACCTCGGGCGATGACGAGCTCGCGCCGTCCGTCCACGGCGATGACGTCGACCGGTGGGGCGTCGAGCAGCGCGCTGGCCTCCAGTGGCGCGACGCGCACGGTGTGGGTGAGCAGGCCGAGCGATGGGAAGGACTCGGCGGACGGACCGGGGGCGTTGGTGAGCAAAAGGACGACGCTCAAGACGGCTCCTCCAGGTGCGGCGGATGGTGGTGGGGCAGCGTCGACCCAGGTGGTGCCGAGCGGTCCGTTCTTGGCCTTGGTTGACACAAGTCAGACTGCGGCGTCTCACGACCGTCATGGGCATGAAACGCACATCGGTACGTGAGGAGGATAGCGGAGTGCTCGACCGCGCTCCCACCGTCTACCGGGTTCTCCCAACCGCCGACGCTGAGATTCTGGCCACTGCGTTGCTTGACTACGGCCCTTTGGTGGGGGGCGAGCCGCGGCCACCAGTGGTCGTGGTCGTCCCGGGATTCTCCGGAACCATCGCGCGCCGAGCAGTGCGCTCCGTCGCCGAAGGCCTGCGCTGGCACACAAACGTGCTGCTGATCGAGACGCGGGGTCACGGCAGCTCCACCGGCCGTTGCACATTCGGTGACCGCGAGGTGTTCGACGTTGACGCGGCCGTGGGCGAGGCTCGGCGACTCGGATATGACCGCGTGGTCACTGTCGGGTGGTCGATGGGTGGCGCGGCCGTACTGAGACACGCCGCGTTGGCGCGTTCTGGAACGTCCGTTTACGGGCGTCTGCTGCGTCACATTCCAGATGCCGTCGTCGGGGTCAGCGCGACCAGTCGGTGGTTCGTGCGTGATACGGCGCCGATGCGTCGCATTCACTGGATGGCCGAGACGCCGACGGGCCGGCTGGTTGCCCGGCTCGGCTTCGGGGTGCGGATTCCGGCTTCGCCCTGGTCGCCCGTGCCCGCCGAGTGGCCGGCCGCGCCGGTCGACCTGATCGGGCAGATCGCCCCTGCACCGACGTTGATCGTCCATGGCGAGCAGGACGCCTATTTCTCCGTGGAGCACGCGCGGGCGCTCGCCGCCGCGGCCGGCCCGTCGGCCCGGCTCTGGCTCGTGCCCGGCTTCGGGCATGCGGAGGCCGGTGTCGTGCCGGGGCTCGTCGACAGGATTGGGAGGTATCTCCCTTGTCTCCTGGATGGGCACCGTCACGGCTCCGGGCTCGACGTGGATAACGGTTGGGAAACGACAGTGAAACATACCGGCAATCGCCCCGGGGTGCCGTGACCTGCGGCGAGGGGGATGATCTGAAGTCGACGAGGGGAGCCGAGGTGACCGAAGCGCCGGAGGTAACCGTCCGGTACTGGGCGGCCGCGCGGGACGCGGCCGGCGCCGCACAGGAGCTGCTCCGGGCGGACACGCTGGCCGCCGTGATCACCGCGGCGGCAGACCGGCATGGTCAACGGCTCGCCGAGGTGCTCGCCCGTTGCTCGTTCCTCGTCGACGAGGAGCCCGCCGGCAGGCGTGACCCGGCCACGATCCCGTTGCGCGCCGGCAGCGTCGTCGAGGCGCTGCCGCCCTTCGCGGGCGGCTGAGGCCCGCCGCGGCGGGCGCGCGGCCCATATCACGGCCGATCGGATGAACATGCCTGGTCGGCCGGGCAGCGGCAGGGTGTCGTGCAAGCATGAGGGGGTGCGCGCCCGCGATCCACGGACCTGCGCCCCCGCCGGATCGGCGGGTCCTGCGGCGTTCCCGGACCCATCCTCCCCGGACCCATCCTCCCCGGACCCATCCTCCCCGGACCCATCCTCCCCGGACCCACCTTCCCTGAGCCCGCCCGGGCCGTCGCCGCGGCCGGCCACGCCTGCCGCCGGGCGGTGGATGACCGTGGCGCTG contains the following coding sequences:
- the efeO gene encoding iron uptake system protein EfeO, which translates into the protein MCRAPLAFSAIAVITAACAACGGSSSGSGTSAGKQTVNVTISVKGCTADPATIPAGATTFKITNKDADAITETELLNGDTILGEKENLTPGLSGTFSLNVKPGKYQIYCPGAKGGPEKVGFVVTEAVSGAAVATLSPEVAAELNTATTQYADYVKAQVAELVTNTTPFVAAVKAGDLTQAAALYGAPRLNYERIEPVAEAFGDLDPAIDARIDDVDDPAKWTGFHRLEKSIFADKSLDGMGPIADQLQADVGKLNTLVATTTYQPAQVANGATELLDEVGQSKITGEEERYSKLDLLDMQGNIDGADKAFTLLQPGLSKINPTLASTVQGRFADMYAAMAPYKEGTGYVSYDKVTEDQRKTLSQAVDALAEPLSQVAGTIVQ
- a CDS encoding MoaD/ThiS family protein gives rise to the protein MTEAPEVTVRYWAAARDAAGAAQELLRADTLAAVITAAADRHGQRLAEVLARCSFLVDEEPAGRRDPATIPLRAGSVVEALPPFAGG
- a CDS encoding TylF/MycF/NovP-related O-methyltransferase; amino-acid sequence: MASKKQVTAYANQARSTLRSAVRQRGFDVVRRRAGFEMPGMDALAVSTIRETSPYTMTDASKVFGLIQAVRYLLNNKIPGDIVECGVWAGGSAMAAARTLLQAGDTSRHLYLFDTFEGMPAPTGVDIAPDGQTAENLLAHADPTDPASAWSIVPLEQVRENMARIGYPEDRIHFVKGLVEQTVPEQAPERIALLRLDTDWYESTRHEMEHLYPRIMPGGVLIVDDYGWWKGSQQAVDAYVATHRIPILLNRMGPECGAIGVVPAASTQPAPLPRPSAIGAKTF
- the mshD gene encoding mycothiol synthase; translation: MSLLSWSDSLPAGLAAGVGALVAAARTADGVGPVSDDVALTLRPGPGASPGRSHLVAADDAGVVGYAQLARAGDGAWEAELVVHPAHRRHGVGTRLVETLLGAVRQDMPAGPGRPATLDIWAHGDSAAAATLADRAGFSRGRVLLQLRRPLLDGADLPKPVWPAGVTVRTFEPGADEGGWLALNARAFANHPEQGRWTERDLLPREAESWFDPAGFFLAERDGELVGFHWTKVHPVDPVPPPGAVAAGPIGEVYVVGVDPARAGGGLGRALTLAGLRHLRDDRGIAAVMLYTDEDNVRAVRMYEGLGFSRYAVDAQYRATVAASG
- a CDS encoding response regulator transcription factor, with the translated sequence MSVVLLLTNAPGPSAESFPSLGLLTHTVRVAPLEASALLDAPPVDVIAVDGRRELVIARGLCRLLRTTGLTTPLLALVTEGGLAAVSADWGVDDVVLDTAGPAEVEARLRLAIGRVAAAGGTAEAGVIRSGDLSVDETTYSAKLRGRPLELTFKEFELLKYLAQHPGRVFTRAQLLQEVWGYDYYGGTRTVDVHVRRLRAKLGAEHESMIGTVRHVGYKFVAPPITPLPDTTAASRLERDEIRTPERV
- a CDS encoding TMEM165/GDT1 family protein, translated to MSPTAALVTFGIIFLAELPDKTLVASLVLGSRFRPLHVWVGVAAAFLVHVTLAVAVGSVLTLLPHRVVDAVALVLFVAGAVLVYREGNEDEAEEELEAEAEVAQVVGQGRSVTAEVMPGAVDAPGLARPGEPSTVPDAAGTSVAAMGGRSRKARETPRGFWRVAATSFTVIFVAEMGDLTQISTANLAARFGSPVSVWLGAVLALWAVAGLAIAGGRSLLRVIPVKVITRVAAAAFVVLAVISLFDVIRG
- the efeU gene encoding iron uptake transporter permease EfeU, whose product is MLPTFVIGLREGLEASLIVGIVAAFLRQRGRRDALRQVWIGVGLALVLCLAVGIVLQAVDRELPQRQQEGLETVIGLIAVAMVTYMILWMRRNSRDLKRSLENATESALETGSTGALVAMAFLAVLREGFETAVFLIAAFNASTSPASAGIGALLGVLVAVVIGVGIYRGGVRINLSRFFRVTGLVLVLVAAGLLATAAHTAHEAGWLNTGQGQMFDMSWLVRPGTPLASVLTGVLGMQPRPVVAEFVAWIIYLVPLVLFIAWPTRRRGSPAAAATQPSTGEAGEAVAPEGSVPGAIGPEATVPAAVGSAAVGSAAVGSAAVGPAAETTTGELQPEPAPRK
- the efeB gene encoding iron uptake transporter deferrochelatase/peroxidase subunit; amino-acid sequence: MADQRGFSRRRALLGAAGLAGAGAATLASCSDDGSKPPAGAPRDVVAFHGPQQAGVSTAAQDRLAFAAFDVSAGVTRDELRDLLRTWTDAASRMAAGQPVSDVESAPQSPPRDTGEALGLSAAHLTITFGVGPSLFDDRFGLSARRPAALADIPAMPRDELEPDRGGGDLCIQACADDPQVAFHAVRNLRRLAQGTAVLRWFQLGFGRTSTTSSTQQTPRNLMGFKDGTNNIKREDTKSLATHVWVGPDTDQAWMRGGTYLVTRRIRMLLEAWDRDFLADQEDVFGRRKDTGAPFGAETEFDPVPLAAKGEDGAPVIPADAHIRLAAPATNGGITLLRRGYSYTDGVDQQTGQLDAGLFFIAFQRDPRTGFVPVQRRLAQSDALNEYIRHTSSALFAVPPGVSATGGDYWARGLFA
- a CDS encoding STAS domain-containing protein, with amino-acid sequence MILRVSVEVTGPHAIVIRPEGDIDYSSLEPLREALMDARMAGVSEIVVDLAEVGFLDSQGLAVILYAHRRQRSTGGRLVLRNLNDMARRLLHVTNLTAVLDVEGGVGEPPTAAAVTGPRSVSRGG
- a CDS encoding alpha/beta hydrolase — encoded protein: MLDRAPTVYRVLPTADAEILATALLDYGPLVGGEPRPPVVVVVPGFSGTIARRAVRSVAEGLRWHTNVLLIETRGHGSSTGRCTFGDREVFDVDAAVGEARRLGYDRVVTVGWSMGGAAVLRHAALARSGTSVYGRLLRHIPDAVVGVSATSRWFVRDTAPMRRIHWMAETPTGRLVARLGFGVRIPASPWSPVPAEWPAAPVDLIGQIAPAPTLIVHGEQDAYFSVEHARALAAAAGPSARLWLVPGFGHAEAGVVPGLVDRIGRYLPCLLDGHRHGSGLDVDNGWETTVKHTGNRPGVP
- a CDS encoding pentapeptide repeat-containing protein; this encodes MATTARRRGDPWAPVAPDLPAEPPDPATPGPAAAVELAELLAETGDGDGRDVRLVGVRLARLRVVGGDLAGVTLRDVALREVALAGTVADGGAATRVTVDGGRLSGAVWVSGEVHDARLTGVRADGLTLRFCRLRRCRFEDCDLTALDLTRSRLDHVEFVRCDLTGADFTGMTVAAARFADCRFDRVTGADGLAGAQIGAGDLVGLAPSLATALGIVFQ